The genomic window TCTTCGCACGCTGCTTGCTCACCGGCTGCTGGCGCTGGGTGGGCTGCTTCTTCGCGGGCTCCTCGGCCTCGGCTCCGGGCTCCTCGATGACGAGCTTGCCCTTCTTCGCGAGGCGCGCCTCACGGGCCTTCGCCGCTTCGCTGCCCGGCGTGGGCATGTTGCGGATGACCACGAACTGCTGGCCCATGGTCCAGAAGTTCGAGACGAGCCAGTAGAACATCACGCCGATCGGGAACGCGACGCCCGAGAACGCGAAGACGAGGGGGAGCAGGTACAGCAGGATGCGCTGCTGCCGGAACATGGGGCTCGCCTTGGTCTCCGGCGACATGTTCTTCGACACGATCTGCAGCTGCGTGATGAACTGCGACGCGGTCATCAGGACGATCATGACGACGGCGACGACCATGACCTGCCACGGGTACTCGCCGTTCACGGCCCCGATGAAGGTGCCCTTCAGCGGTGCGCCGAGGAAGGTCGCGTTCGCGAACGAGTTCGCGAGGTCCTGCGTGAAGACGCCGACGCCGGCCTTGTCGTGCTGG from Agromyces sp. LHK192 includes these protein-coding regions:
- the yidC gene encoding membrane protein insertase YidC, translating into MDPISIILWPIKWVIELILVAFHTLWTTIGLDPDDGVTWVLSIVGLVIVVRAALIPIFVRQIKSQRRMLEVAPQLKKIQDKYKGKKDQFSREAMSRETMDLYKRTGTNPLSSCLPLLLQMPIFFGLFSVLNDAQHDKAGVGVFTQDLANSFANATFLGAPLKGTFIGAVNGEYPWQVMVVAVVMIVLMTASQFITQLQIVSKNMSPETKASPMFRQQRILLYLLPLVFAFSGVAFPIGVMFYWLVSNFWTMGQQFVVIRNMPTPGSEAAKAREARLAKKGKLVIEEPGAEAEEPAKKQPTQRQQPVSKQRAKKNNQGKQS